A single genomic interval of Prochlorococcus marinus XMU1406 harbors:
- a CDS encoding lysylphosphatidylglycerol synthase domain-containing protein, which translates to MRFNKSNQTYWKFLKKINFGGLKSIFFILSLLYFCIYFFYNIDQISFVINLEKNGIDFFLSFLCCVLSVYLNACAWKYIVKWFGKEFKSNNLVSFYVLTNILKYVPGGVWHFVERFNFIKKISNPQIALYSTLIEPYFMLSASFLLATMGLIYSPLYFFLIFPLVFLNRKLIYLVLKRIGSLKGKLFKVLRLPNSKDQFEERINIISFFPTRALLLEIGFVLSKFFGFYICLNTFYTSNTLNSIFLLVIFSLSWSLGLVVPTAPGGVGVFEACLLFLVGKSIPQNIILITLIYFRIISTSADLLLSFPFLIRKLSKRI; encoded by the coding sequence ATGAGATTTAATAAAAGTAATCAAACATATTGGAAATTTCTTAAAAAAATTAATTTTGGTGGTTTGAAGAGTATTTTTTTTATTTTAAGCCTTTTATATTTTTGCATTTATTTTTTTTATAATATTGATCAAATTTCTTTTGTTATCAATTTAGAAAAAAATGGAATTGATTTCTTTTTATCATTTTTATGTTGTGTTTTAAGTGTCTATCTTAACGCTTGTGCATGGAAATATATAGTTAAATGGTTCGGGAAAGAATTTAAAAGTAATAACCTAGTCTCTTTTTATGTTTTAACCAATATTCTTAAATACGTTCCAGGAGGGGTTTGGCATTTTGTTGAAAGATTTAATTTTATAAAAAAAATAAGTAATCCCCAGATTGCTTTGTATTCGACACTTATAGAACCTTATTTTATGTTGAGTGCATCTTTTCTCTTGGCAACAATGGGATTGATTTATTCACCACTTTATTTTTTTTTAATTTTTCCTTTAGTATTCTTAAATAGGAAATTAATTTATCTTGTATTAAAAAGAATAGGGTCTCTTAAGGGCAAATTATTTAAGGTTTTGAGACTTCCAAATTCAAAGGACCAATTTGAAGAGAGAATAAATATAATTTCTTTTTTCCCTACTCGAGCTTTATTACTTGAAATTGGTTTTGTTTTATCTAAATTTTTTGGTTTTTATATTTGCTTAAATACTTTTTATACAAGTAACACTCTGAACAGCATATTTTTATTAGTTATCTTTTCTTTATCATGGTCTTTAGGCTTAGTAGTCCCAACAGCTCCAGGAGGAGTTGGAGTTTTTGAAGCTTGCCTCCTATTTTTGGTTGGCAAAAGTATTCCTCAAAATATAATTCTCATTACCTTAATTTATTTTAGGATTATATCAACCTCGGCAGATTTGTTGTTAAGCTTCCCTTTTTTAATAAGAAAACTTTCTAAAAGAATTTAG
- a CDS encoding CobW family GTP-binding protein — MSKKLLPVTIISGFLGSGKTTLLNHILKNQVGLKTAVLVNEFGEIGIDNDLIIEGSEDMIELNNGCICCSINGELLNTVSKVLERSEKIDYLIVETTGLADPLPVAMTFAAGDLREKVRLDSIITVIDGENFDFEINNTSVAYAQILYGDILLLNKCDLVNEEQLKKVEKFINNIKKEPRILRSTNSEVGLQTIMSVGLFETDTFKYDKDKEDVKDNLHDHSSHSHDHSSHSHDHSSHSHNHSSHSHDHSSHSHDHSSHSHDLVNNIEGFTSVSYETFEPFSLRKFQYFLDNQISQNVFRAKGILWFMESERKHIFHLSGKRFSLDDEEWTKEKSNKIVLIGKNLDHQTIKNQLSSCRFSTD, encoded by the coding sequence ATGTCTAAAAAGTTATTACCTGTTACGATTATTAGTGGATTTTTAGGTTCTGGCAAAACTACACTTTTAAATCATATTTTAAAAAATCAAGTTGGTCTTAAAACAGCTGTTTTGGTTAATGAATTTGGAGAGATAGGAATAGATAATGACTTAATAATAGAAGGCTCAGAAGATATGATCGAATTAAATAATGGCTGTATATGTTGCTCAATTAATGGTGAATTATTAAATACTGTATCCAAAGTTTTAGAAAGATCTGAAAAAATAGACTATTTGATTGTTGAGACTACTGGGCTAGCAGATCCGCTACCAGTAGCCATGACTTTTGCAGCTGGAGATCTTCGAGAAAAAGTAAGATTAGATTCAATTATCACTGTTATTGATGGAGAAAATTTTGATTTTGAAATTAATAATACGAGTGTCGCCTATGCTCAGATTTTATACGGAGACATCCTTCTCCTAAATAAATGTGATTTAGTCAACGAAGAACAATTAAAGAAAGTCGAAAAATTTATAAATAATATAAAAAAAGAACCAAGAATATTGAGATCAACAAATAGTGAAGTTGGATTACAAACAATAATGAGTGTAGGTCTATTTGAAACAGATACTTTTAAATACGATAAGGATAAAGAAGATGTAAAAGACAATTTACACGATCACTCTTCTCATTCACACGATCACTCTTCTCATTCACACGATCACTCTTCTCATTCACACAATCACTCTTCACATTCACACGATCACTCTTCACATTCACACGATCACTCTTCTCATTCACACGATTTGGTCAATAATATAGAAGGGTTTACATCAGTTTCTTATGAGACATTTGAACCATTTTCCTTGAGGAAGTTTCAATATTTCTTAGATAATCAAATCTCACAAAATGTATTTAGGGCGAAAGGAATATTATGGTTTATGGAAAGTGAAAGGAAACATATTTTTCACCTATCTGGAAAACGATTTTCTCTAGATGATGAAGAATGGACAAAAGAAAAATCTAACAAGATAGTATTAATAGGGAAAAACTTAGATCATCAAACTATTAAGAATCAACTTTCATCGTGTAGATTTAGTACAGATTAG
- a CDS encoding 4a-hydroxytetrahydrobiopterin dehydratase, with translation MEPYLLQDEELKELVVKIPGWEINDGQIQKEFKFSNFIEAFSFMTKIALICEKYNHHPAWENVYSKVIIRLSTHDLGGLTNLDQTLALEINKVFDQ, from the coding sequence ATGGAACCTTACCTATTGCAAGATGAAGAATTGAAGGAATTAGTTGTCAAAATACCCGGCTGGGAAATTAACGATGGACAAATTCAAAAAGAATTTAAATTTTCAAATTTTATTGAAGCCTTCTCATTTATGACTAAAATCGCTTTAATCTGCGAAAAATATAACCATCATCCTGCCTGGGAAAACGTTTATTCAAAAGTAATAATTAGGTTAAGTACACATGATTTGGGTGGCTTAACAAATCTCGATCAAACATTAGCTTTAGAAATAAATAAAGTTTTCGATCAATAA
- a CDS encoding ABC transporter permease: MKILIKGFKKAVTELKLFYFTSFIFALLVIIPISNFLLEGVQYVLSGNFSLGIAGGEEVLETLKVLVLTSLFGGGLGTLNGWLLSNCDFKFRKVLRICQLIPLAAPAYLITAILQDLGSIFGYQVTGLWWGVLILSISTYPYVFILANESFNKFGVNQINASRGLGVGPWWSFFKIAFPMALPALITGISLMCMEIMNELGTFALLNIPSISTGIAENWIIEGNPKSAIGLSLVALIIIFTLIIFEKFSRRKSKRWSENPASKDSQGWELKRTRALLAITISLFPPIFSFGIPCLWVLLNIDQIEKGLSAELFTLSFRTISLGFFTALITMLFSLIISLARRPNKSFLLGLITNIAGIGYAIPGTVLALSLISIASSKFNFIAICLLIWGYLVRFLTISKGSIDSSLERISPSLDEAALGLGEDWLGIIKRIHLPLLQGPIFVGSLLVFVDTIKELPITFILRPFDFDTLSVRIYQYAGDERMVEAILPAILIMTLGLIASITLIPSLEKKN, translated from the coding sequence TTGAAAATACTTATTAAAGGATTCAAAAAAGCAGTAACCGAATTAAAACTTTTTTATTTTACTTCGTTTATTTTTGCACTCTTAGTAATCATTCCAATTTCCAATTTTCTTCTTGAAGGAGTCCAATATGTTTTAAGTGGGAATTTTTCATTAGGTATTGCTGGAGGAGAAGAGGTATTAGAAACTTTAAAAGTTTTAGTTCTCACTAGTTTGTTTGGGGGAGGATTAGGCACTTTGAATGGATGGTTACTTTCAAATTGTGATTTTAAGTTCAGAAAAGTTCTCCGAATTTGCCAGCTAATTCCACTAGCCGCCCCAGCATACTTAATTACAGCTATTTTGCAGGATTTAGGAAGTATTTTTGGGTATCAAGTAACAGGATTATGGTGGGGAGTATTAATACTTTCAATTTCTACTTATCCATATGTATTCATTCTTGCCAACGAAAGTTTTAATAAATTTGGAGTTAACCAAATCAACGCTAGTAGAGGATTAGGAGTTGGGCCATGGTGGAGCTTCTTTAAAATCGCTTTCCCAATGGCGTTACCAGCACTAATAACAGGAATAAGTTTAATGTGTATGGAAATAATGAATGAGTTAGGTACATTTGCATTATTAAATATTCCAAGTATTTCTACAGGTATAGCCGAAAATTGGATAATTGAGGGAAACCCAAAAAGTGCTATTGGACTATCTTTGGTAGCCTTAATAATAATTTTCACTTTAATTATTTTTGAAAAATTTTCGAGAAGAAAATCAAAGAGGTGGAGTGAAAATCCTGCATCAAAAGATTCTCAAGGGTGGGAATTAAAAAGAACTAGAGCTCTTTTAGCAATAACCATATCTTTATTTCCTCCAATTTTCTCTTTTGGAATTCCATGTTTATGGGTTCTGCTCAATATCGATCAAATTGAAAAAGGGTTATCTGCAGAATTATTTACTCTATCATTCAGGACAATTAGTCTAGGATTTTTTACTGCATTAATAACGATGCTATTCTCCTTAATAATTTCATTAGCCAGACGCCCAAATAAAAGCTTTTTGCTAGGACTAATAACAAACATTGCTGGAATAGGTTACGCAATTCCAGGCACTGTATTAGCTTTATCTTTAATAAGCATTGCTTCTTCAAAATTTAATTTCATTGCAATTTGCTTACTTATTTGGGGTTATCTTGTCAGATTTCTAACTATTTCTAAGGGTTCTATTGATTCAAGCCTTGAGAGAATCTCTCCTAGTCTTGATGAAGCAGCACTTGGATTAGGAGAGGATTGGCTGGGAATCATCAAAAGAATTCATCTCCCTCTTCTACAGGGTCCAATATTCGTAGGCTCACTTTTAGTCTTTGTAGACACGATAAAAGAATTACCCATAACCTTTATTTTAAGACCATTCGATTTTGATACATTATCCGTGAGAATATATCAATATGCTGGAGATGAAAGAATGGTAGAGGCAATATTACCAGCCATTCTTATCATGACTTTAGGCCTTATTGCATCAATTACATTGATACCAAGTTTGGAGAAAAAAAACTAA
- a CDS encoding secondary thiamine-phosphate synthase enzyme YjbQ: protein MEQIFSKLEFITHGEGFIDITNELNLFIEKNNFDSGILNLTSLHTSCSLTINENADPNVLKDLKKYMQSIVPYNSYLTLSKNREEISYKHYQEGADDMPAHIKTSLTNTCLSLSFQDGNIMLGTWQAIYLWEHRFDQKKRILNVHIIGEKRQNIYNVIN from the coding sequence ATGGAACAAATATTTTCAAAATTAGAATTTATTACTCATGGTGAGGGTTTTATTGACATAACAAATGAATTAAATTTATTTATAGAAAAAAATAATTTTGATTCAGGAATTTTAAATTTAACTTCACTTCATACCAGTTGCAGCTTAACTATTAATGAGAATGCTGATCCAAACGTTCTAAAAGACTTAAAAAAATATATGCAATCCATAGTCCCATATAATTCCTACTTAACATTATCAAAAAATAGAGAAGAAATTTCTTATAAACATTATCAAGAAGGAGCTGACGATATGCCTGCACATATAAAAACATCCTTAACCAATACTTGTTTATCTCTAAGTTTTCAGGATGGCAATATTATGCTTGGTACATGGCAAGCAATATATTTATGGGAACATAGATTTGATCAAAAAAAAAGGATATTAAATGTACATATAATTGGTGAGAAAAGACAAAATATTTATAATGTAATTAATTAA